A region of the Channa argus isolate prfri chromosome 14, Channa argus male v1.0, whole genome shotgun sequence genome:
AATGGCAGTATAATGATGTGATAGGAGTTTGTCAGGCTAGAGGGAAATATAACCGTATAACAATAGAGCAGTTTTGATTGAAACCCCTTTCCGCAGTGCTCAGAATCTCAGGTTCGGGGGAAAGGATTACATTTCACCAAGACAACACTGAGGTGGCTTCAAGAAatgtccaagcccagtagagcATCTACTAAGAGGATTtcaatgaaaaaggaaaaaacacaacattttagaCTAgtccaaaactaaaaacatgtgGATACATGGAAATGTGAAAGGTTCTCTATGTATTGTATGTggttaatttaacaatatgcaCACTGTGTTACTGAAACAACAGGTTTCTTAACTCAACCATTGCTTCCTGACAATACACAGCTGTAACACTGAACAGTGTGCAACTTTTAACAAAAAGTAAACCCCACTATTCTGTGGACTGGAAGAACGAACACATTGGTTTTTTCTATCAAATGTCACACAGGCTGAAATAGGATTTAGGTTCAGTCTTGTTTGCTGCTACAGCTCACTGTTGTTTGACTAGCAATGACAACCGaatatttacatgtttgttcCTAATATTTCTACATGTTTTTCCTAATCTCTGTTTAGCTGaaatatacacaataaaaaatgattgttttcatctgcatttttgtcttttcgttTGGTGTTCCACCATAAAATGGAAACAGTCTCCTACCCAGTTTGTTTTGGATGGCTTCCAGGATGCTATCGGAGTTGCAGAGCATGCAGGGTGTTGTTGTGCAGATCTGAATGAAGTATTTTCCCACGGGCTGACGCAGGAACATTGTATAAAATGTTGCTACTTCATACACTCTCATTGGAGGGATTTCCAGCACTTCTGCAACCTGAATGAAAGCCATCACAAACATTCAAGAAGACAGGCTGATGTATAagctttcattaaaatgttaccCAAATAGTTTGGCATCACACAGATGTGAAACAGATTTCAGAAGAATCACCGTGCCTTGTTCATAGCAGAGATGGGGAGCCATCCATGTTGCCTTTGAGCTAAATCCAACACTGGGATGGTGGCTGCTTGCTTGTGTCCAACAGGGTACATTGAAATGATCGCCTCAATTctctacagtaaaaaaaacatttttccatgaATGTCATTGCATACCtattttgcacattattttcactttgcttaatttaaattgtaatgGTCACATAAAAATCATTACCCACTCGTATTTACAGCAGTTCACCACAATGTTAGTGGGTAATAGGCTCAAATAGCAATAATAAGAATTAAACTTCacaaaataattcaacattttcCACCTCCTCTCATACTAAGGTGATCATGTTTTACTGCCTAGAACAATGGAAAACAGCCACTTTACAAAATTTGGACAGATATCATGTCGCTGCTtttcaaaatgataaatggtatCGGTAACATTTCATCTAGTGAAACTGAAGCGGGCTTGTAAAGGGACTCACATGCAAGTTGAGCTTTTGCCTCCCACAACCTTATGTGAAATGCTCAACCTGTTTGTACTAAAGACTCATACAAAATGCATCGTggaacacaacaaacacaggtGGGAAATGTTGAATATTGGTGCAGGCTTCAAACAAACAACCCACATCACAGTGCATCCCCTATATGCACTGATGTGGTTCTGATCTGCATGCTGCTCGACACAGATGTAAGTCTTACCGTTTTGTTTTCCTCGGTGAACTCAAAAGGAGTATCAGGGTTGTTGTCAGGAGTATCTCTGTGCTAAAAGAGAAATACTGCTTTGTTAACAAGACACATCTATTACACCGAATGTGCTGCATAATTACCATGAGTAACATTTACTAACCAGTTTGTTTTCAATCCTGCACAAAAGCCATTTGTAAAATTGTCATTCTACTATTAGATTAATTTACTAGACAACAATTATGGGTGTGTAGAGAGCTTACAGGCAGTAATATAATAGTCTctaagaaaatatgaataaccCATCATGTAAGCTCAGAGGGAAAACTACTATCAGAGCACAGAAGACACTTAGCACAGAGAacaattatttctgcttctgCACACACTGCCCCCTTGTGAACAAATAATCCTCTTGAGCAGGtaaaagaatacatttaaattaaatggtgTTTGAAGTTAAATGTCATAAACCGAATTTCTGATTGAAGAGGAGTGGCCAAAAGACAATTTAGCCAAACAATACTTTCCATCCAAACACTGATCAAAAACATTTTCGCTATCAAGAGACTGCAACCATAGCATGTTTCCATTACATGAGAATAACACAtgtgatgtttgtgtttcacaGCGTGACTCTAAAACAGGCTCTTGTGGCAGCTCCCAGGATAAATAAGTAACTTTTGGAAAACTGATGCCAATGGGAATATTTAAGTGAGAATGGAAGCAGAAACATACTGGGTACTGGATACTctaacagatttttatttaaggAAGATAAATCATAATgattactgataaaaaaaaaaaagagtatttaatattttttttttatacttataGATATATAAGCAATTACTGTCCTAGCTTGGGTAAATGGTCGgcatttatatagtgcttttctacctattggtacccaaagcactacactgcttctcattaacccatttgcactcacaaccacacacacaaacactattgctatgcagctggccaacccTCACCAGGCGTTCATTGTCCTACTCAAGGACACGTACTGCTCCTCCGGTAACTTCGACGTGTGACCAGAGATCAAAGCAACACTGAGATTGGTGGACGGCTGCTCTACCACCTGCGACACAGTCCCCCATGGCTCtgttggtagagcagttgtccacaaacGAATCTcagtcctcctggctacatgttgaagtgtccctgggcaccGGAAAGACACCAAACCTCACAGTTGTCCCTAGGGTCTGCTACTCActtttaagtcgctttggataaaagcttctgctaaatgaccATTTGTAATAGTAACTTCTATGTTAATAGTAAATAAAGTGTAACCAACCACAAAGATGCCACCAGCTCCAGCACGTGCAGCAGACCGATGGAAACTTCTAAGCTGCCTGGCCTGCAAACAGAGAGATAGACAGAAACAACAGTTAAAATACAGCAGACTGTGAATCAAttctttgaattaaaaaaagacttggTGGTTGTGTCTTGCCTCTCTGGACAAACGTCCGGAAATaacgtaatttttttttttttttgtcctttcggcttatcctgtgggttcagggtcgccacagcggatcattgtccgcatgttgatttggcacagctcTTACGCCGGATGCGCTTCCTGacgaaaccctccccaatttctacctggcttggaccggcactgcacagctggggatgggaatgggttgtaagggtttcagtgtcttgcccagggacacttcgacatatagccagggccggggatcgaaccactggcTCTGTGGtccaactgccttaccaactgagctacagccgccccccggaaataacatgtaaatgaaaatgctaaataatattTAGAAATACTGATGTCATTATCTACCACAGACACAGGATTTCAAACAGGGTGCATAAAAAGATGCTGTCTCTGGCTGGTTGTATTACATCAGAATCTTCCTATATTTTATTTGAGGAATGTCAGATGAGTCCCACAgatttcaataataataataataataataataatacatttaatttacaagCACCATTCCAAGCACTCAAGGACCCTATACAAAACAATCAACTTACAGTTCCTTAGTGTATCAGACTGCTAAATCTGAGTTTGAGTTCCTGGTGTCTAAACTTCATATTTCTGTAAGGACCTTTCCATAAGGTCTGTTGAAAAAAGACGTTTGTGACAAAGGTTTGTAATGTAGGATGTGGGTTGgttaattgtttttctgttttgtgcctGGCGATGAGAGTCCAATTTCAGAACACATTAATAGTTATAGTTTAGTAACAATATAGTTTCAAAACTATAGGTTTCAATAAATAATTCATATAAATATGTCCATTTTGGtttatatttacacatacaGAAGACAAGTCCTAAAACAGTGGTAGGGTTGACTTGCTAATGTTTACGTGGGTACTCAGTGATTAAAATAGAATACGGGGCTAAAAGCAATAAACTATTGCCGTTTGTTTTGATCCCTTCTAAAAATTTACGATTTGATAAAAATCAAACGGCAAATCTACAGAGCCCACACAGGATGCGTTAAACGTTTCGGGGATTTACTAAATAGAGCAAATGATACATATAGCGTTAACGTTACCAATGCTTTGGCATATTGTACAGCTGCAATATCATGCAGGCTTACAGCTCAAATTGACAAGTATTTTATCAAAATAGGTTAAAcaattaattttgtaatttctAAGCGCACTTTTTGCATTGTTTATTGTCCAAAAACCACCTTGTAAACGTTTGACAGCAGAAAGCAAAACTACTTAGCATGCTAGCGTTAGCCAGCGTTAGCTAGCTAGTTAAAAGATTGGTGTGCGACCTCCAAGGCTGCTTGTCCTTGTGACGAGTCATTGCTCTTTCTTTTAATATTAGTATTTGAAGTTTATTGTTTGCATTTAAACTATAGCCCATAATCGGAAATAATAACATTTCTCACCGTCTGCGATAGCGATAAGCgaacagcagcagacaaaaaCATCTTGGTGATTGAAGTTTGGTCCCGGTGCTCTAGCAAATGGAAGGCACGGCAGTGACCGACATCAACACAAGCGTTCTTACGTTCGATTAAGAGGGTCTGGCGTGTGGCCTTACGTCGGTCGGTCTCTGAATCGATCCCAGATCTTAGGTAAGTAACAAACGACGATATCAGCCGTTTGGACGTTTCCTCTGATCCACGTTATATAACTGTAACCTGAAATGTGGTTCATGTTGCATGTTTATCCAAACTAAAACACGCTGCACTGTTGCTCTGATACAGTTtatcaaacatttattcatcaaACTTATTTGGCCACTAGGGATTCATCAGGACGGTATGCTGCATGTTTAGCGGTATTTTATAAGTAGggataaatatttcaaattttaaagagacaaaatatgtaataatcaaataataattataaaatgtaataagtatagcaataaaaataacaatatgacGACATTTTCTGTTACCATGTAAATTCAAATTGTAATAGATAAAATGCTATAACATGAATACAATACTACATACAATATTACTTAGGATTGTACATGTAGTTGTGTAGCTAATTTATTATTTAGGAATTATCTATTCTATGGGCCATGATTTCATCtaataataacatatttttgtaaGAGACATAACCGATTTCTCAAACAGTGTTATTGTATTCCTTAACAGTGATTGTAAATGTTACATTGATATGTAATTAATAATGCTGCTGATACAATGTGATCACATATGATATAGGTTGTTAAATTCAGAGAATAAAAGTTGAGCAAGGGCTATGTTACTTTTGACGAATCCTTAAAGCAAATATGAACAGTATATATCACATAActgacataaacaaaacaataacaaacaacTTAGGAAATAACATATTATGAAGAAAGTATAATGTGCCACAGTAAAAATTATCTTGACCATGGGCGGCTTTGAAATGTGATTTCTGGTTCAAGAACAACGGttcctcttttttaaaaaagatatttgTCAAATCAAACTTGATCAGCAATCATTTGTTTAAACACCTTCCTCAatacctcctccacctccttgcTTGAGAAAATAATGTGATCAACAGGCCAGGGAGGGCTCTTCCAATGGAAAAGTGGGAGTGCCGCACCATGCGAGTCGATTGGCTGTGCTGGCACTAAGCAGACTGGAGAGAGCCTGGTGCTCAGTGATCAGAGGTGGGTCTTTATTTATGCTAGATTTTGTAGTCTCAGCAAAGGAGGCCCTGTAGTGTTCTTACCTTACCCAGGGGGATTCTGACAGATCAGCAGGGACTCCAGATTAACCTTCTTTCTCACTAACTCTTTCTCACTTTACTCTTTAGATTTAGGCCTGGAGCGTCTGTCCTTCCACAATGGTAGTTTCTGACTCTCAGGACAAAATGTACTACCCCCCTGAGGACCTGAAGAAGGATGCTCATGTGCCTGATTCGAACTCCTACCTGGCACTGTACAAGAAGTCTCTTGAGAATCCAGAGGGTAGGTTAAACACATCTGCATATTTTGTGCAATGCTTGCAGTACTTCCTTGAATTTCACCTCCCTCTGAGCCTGTATGTATACTGCTTTTATTCATGCGTATGTGTGCTGTGTGCAGCCTGTAACACTGACATAATTCACAATTTTTTAGCTTTCTGGAAAGAGGTTGCTGAAGAGTTCTTCTGGAAGAAGCCAGTGACAGGTCCAGTGCAGCAATACAACTTTGACGTCACAAAAGGGAGCATATATATCAAATTCATGGAAGGGGCCAAAACCAATATATGCTATAATGTCGTAGACCGGCATGTAAGGGAGAAGAACCTCGGTGAAAAGGTTGCCTTTTACTGGTAAGCAGCAACACCTGCCACAATCAGTGAAGGCTTTCAGAGGAAATGCTGCTCTGAGTTATGTTAGGTATGCCAGTCAGTAGAAAGTGCTTTGTCCCTGCTGCAACTCCAGTGCACCATCACAAACCTCAGTCACTGCAGCACAGAGTCAGTGCTTCAGTCTATCACCTGTCTGAATCAAAAGAGAGCAGGATTTGTCGCAAAAGCAATGCAAACTCTTTTGTTATAACACACATAGTACAAACCCTTGCTTCCACCTGGATTTTACCAAATTTTATCAACTGAAAAAGCTTagcaaacaataaatatttgttctgCTCGCTCAGCAGTAGTAGGGGTTCAATGGAACTAGGCACAATGGATACCAGCCATCACCCACCAACCCActgtattcatttaattttctagCTACTAATCGGTTTGATTCAACCCGTTAAGCACTTACTGTGTATAAATACTCCCATCTGTTACATCTACCAGGCTCTATATAACATATACAACATGTATAACATAGTCCGATACTATGAGATCAATGggcatttttataaaacaaaaatatgtaaaactgcTGCCCTGAAAGATAAATGTGAATATTCAACCTTAATGAGTTTCCTATGAAGTGAGTAAACCACAATCTTTAAAGCACTCTGCTTATTAAATAATCACTAAAAATAACTAACAATTAAAAAGCCTTCCACATGAAAGTAAACCCTTACACAATTAACTTTTACTTAAGAAGTAAAACTGTGGCGGTGTTCAATTTGAATTGAACACCATTTAGCACTGGCTTCAAATGGGAGATAGTGAAAACTGTTGCTTTCCAAAAATAGTTAGACCCCAGTTTCACCTTTTGAACAAACACTGTTTTGAACACAGAGTTGTTTGTAGACATTCTCCTCCTCCCTGTAAGTTACCAAATACAAATGTCAGTTTCAAAAAAGCTAAACAGTATATGGTctatatcaataataataagacAAACATCCTGTAATGACGTagtgacatttaaagaaaatgttaagcAAGTTAGGAATTAGGTACATAAGAGTGGAAAAACCAAACTTAAGGACCCAAAAGCACAATGTCTAATTTGAAGTAACTGTAAATATACAACAGGCTTTCAGCCCTAATTTCTTGATTCTGCTTAGTTATATCTGAGTTAATCTGGAACGTGTTCAAAAGCACAGAAGCTAAAATCAGCTTATACTTTTGGGATCTTCTATCATTCAACCGAGGGCAGATTTATTTGAGTCTTAAACAATTCAGTAGTATATAAATGTAGAAGTAGTATTTCAAAAGAATATTTGAGTACCAGCTCAGGCTTCTCAGTGTTGTTAGATGTTATGcatcagcagcagtagcagctcTGAATAAGCTGCAGCCCAAGCTGCTCATGATAAAGGGGTGaatttggctttttaatttATGCTGTATTTCAGAGGCTAATGGAATACTAGTTCTTACTTGGGTTTAAGTTTACAAGcgtcaaaaatataaaaacaatttaatctgTCTAATTCCGGGATATTTTCCGCATTGATTTTATTCGAGGAATCAATGGAAACCAAATGTGCtgttaaatgcacatttttaatatttttaatttattgcttTATGTGAGTGATTGTCATTTGCGCTGACACATAAGGTCAGTTTCTGGTAAACAAAGCAATGCTATATTTTACACATCAGAAATAATACAATAACAACTGTAATTTTGCTAGTTAACATTTCAGTAGTTTtaatcttttaatcttttagCTGTTGCAGTAGCGAATATGATATCAAGATTGGATATTGGATAGTTGTGTAGTTGGAAAACACAGTTTCCAAAATGTATATGGTCCCAAATTACCTAGAACAGATTCATTACAGTTCTTTCAATTCGCTCTTTGTGAGTcactttattaatatattttgcatttatgaCCACAATTTAATctaatcatttatttaactaTTGAGGTTGATGTCACGTACATGTTCTCAGTGTTTTGGCTTCTGTCCCACACCACAAGCTCAGTGTCCTGTGAAACATTTTGCCACATAGTTTTCCAAACAACTGTCCTGACAAACATCCAAACCCAATATAGATCTAGCAACAACAGGAACAGGTTATCTCTCCTGTGAACTCACAAAACTTACAGGaattgaaattgtatttgtgGAAGCATGAAAGTCCGTCCTCTTGTGTCATCTTTCCTAGGGAAGGGAACTCACCTGACCACTACATGACTATCACCTACAGTCAGCTACTTGGCCAGGTTTGCCGCTGTGCTAATGTCCTCAAGCAATTAGGTGAGATCCAAAACGCGTCTTGAGCTACTGATTattatgcatttaaatattaatatatattgaACATCTAATGTGATTTTCTCAAAAGCTTatcaaaaattcaaaaattcACTCATGTCGAAATCATGGCTCTTGCTAATCTTTGTTTCTTAATTGCAACATGCACAAAATTCACTTAAGTGTAAGTGTACAAGTTAGGTCTTGCATATGTTGGTTAAAAGTGTCAGAGTATCATCTGAAGTCTAGGGCACATCAATGCCAACATGCCACAACTCCGCAGATATTACTCCATGGAGTATGTGCAATTTACATGTTGCATATGAAACACACAGTATACATAGTGTTGGATATCCAACACAGAAAAACGTACCCAAGCTGCGTGATGATTACCGAAGTTGAAGCTAAAATGTGCCCTTGATTAGGATCCGATGTTTTAggttaaatactgtacatttgttcacatattttgtgtgtttttgtccttgATCAAGGTGTGAAAAAGGGAGACAGAGTGTCTATCTACTTGCCCATGATCCCAGAGCTGGTCTACACGATGCTGGCCTGTGCCAGAATAGGAGCGGTTCATTCCATTGTGGTGAGTGGTTTGATGAAGCACCCTGTTCACTTCACAGAATTTAAAATggactttttttcatttggcagGAAAATAAGAGCATTAaaatttgaaagaaacaaaagcttGGTGTCAAAAATAGCCATGGGCACTTCttaaacaactaaaaatatgtttgaataaTATTTAGCATTCggtcagacagaagagtttGCCAGATGTTATGTTATGTCTTCTTTTAAATCCCCATCCTTGTTGTGAAAAACTTAAATCTCAAATCTTCAAATGAACCAGTGTCTGACATGCACCAAGGAAATGTTCTGATTCCATCCCAGTTCAGTTTTGCAGACAGTCACCATGGGCTGCAGTTTAGTTGTGTTTGCTGCTCTGAGCCTGTTTCCACATCTCCAGAAAATGTCACTTGAATGTCGCTTTTGTTAGTCCATACTTCCCTGCTTCTCCAgttatcagattttttttatgtgtgaacaCAGCACTTGTAGCACCTGCACCTAATTTATGGGTCAGACATTTAAAGCTTTGGAAGACATCCAGCTTGGGAAGACATCTGAGTCAATTTTACAAGCAAGCCAAATCTATTTTAGCTGTTCATCCTTCACCATCAATGCAAAGGTTAGTAGCCGTTAAAAATATCTCTGGGCTACCAAGGTGGGTTTTATGACTTGCAAAGCCCCTTTTTTTTGGCAGACTCAATTGTAATGGATCTTGTCTCTGCTTGGtcattgttgtatattttccacctcttttttttttatcacatatGATATGAATCTGTTGCATAATGCTCTTTGGGACAGCGGCAGCCTTTTAGATTGACATGTTGCTCTAAAAATCCAAATTAGCTTGGCGTAGAATTCAgtcataaatgcatttaaacaggACAGCTACTGCCACTCACGCTGTGACATTTTGTCCAGAGTCTCCAGTGACCTAATTCATAATGCTGCTATCAACACTGAGACTTTATCCTCGGTGAACTATTAACCTTGGCCAGAACACACGCGTCAGGCCAACAAATGACGATCACATAAAAGAGCAATTCTAAATAAGTAATACTGAACAAGGTGACTCCTTTACACAAGGTGAAAAGAGGGAGCAATATGCATCATCCAAAGTATGAGTATCTAACTTTTCCAAAAATACCCAAAACAAGCGTCTCAGCGAGGCCACCTACACTGTTAAGTCAGCAAACATATGAAATTACTTGTTCCTTGAAAGCTTGTTGAAAGACAGCAGAAGTCACATAAGGTATCATGATGTGCTAACTTAGGTGGGAAATAGGTGGCTGCACAGCCTTTAATGTTTGGACTTAGTTGAACAGACATTCAAAATCAGCTCCCAACATTGCAAAAGTATAAAAGTCAGACGTTTACTTACAGGTGGGTTTGTACCGGTGTCCATATAAAAGCAAGATTCTATGACTTGGCTTGGAAAAAAGTGAGACTGATTTATGAGAATGTGGCACAAAACTGTTCAAATCAGCAAATTGCTTTGTAATTCTCTCTTTGGGATCAATGGGTTTTTATTGTTGGAAGAGAAAATGTGGTTACAAAGACAAATTGCAGACTTAATGTGAACATGCACAGTTTTCCTGTGCAATGACGCATTATTACTAACATCACAGCTGTATTCACTTATCGTTTTACCCACCAATACAATGGTTTACGAGATCTGGCTGCCCTCATTCTTTTTTGGTTGTTCTGCCCTTTCTTTTTACCATGTGTCATTTTCCCAGATTTGAGTTCAGCGTTTGTCCCCACAGTTAATGGATAAAGGTATAATAGCACCCAAAGTGTAATGGACCAACTCCACAACACCACCTTCTTCCCCtttattctgtctttctttttgcatATTCAGTTTGCTGGTTTCTCCTCTGAGTCTCTGTGTGAGAGGATTATTGATGCCCAGAGCAGCGTCCTGGTTACAGCAGGTAGGCCAGGCAGTCCAGCATTTAACCAGAGAGTTAGAAAACTGGTGTCAACACAACAGCACCGATGATTTGAATACTGCAGCACCCAGGGCTTATAAAGATTTTAAAGCTGTAAACTGACTCAGTATTTAAAAACCTGATCATCTGTCTCTTCATCTACCTGttcttccctctcctcctccaatATACAGATGGTGTTTACAGAGGCGAGAAGCTAATCAACCTGAAACAGATTGTGGATGAGGCTTTGGAGAAATGCAAGGAAAAGTAGGTGCTGCT
Encoded here:
- the ndufv2 gene encoding NADH dehydrogenase [ubiquinone] flavoprotein 2, mitochondrial, whose product is MFLSAAVRLSLSQTARQLRSFHRSAARAGAGGIFVHRDTPDNNPDTPFEFTEENKTRIEAIISMYPVGHKQAATIPVLDLAQRQHGWLPISAMNKVAEVLEIPPMRVYEVATFYTMFLRQPVGKYFIQICTTTPCMLCNSDSILEAIQNKLGIKVGETTPDKMFTLIEVECLGACVNAPMVQINDNYYEDLTPKDIENIIDELKAGRVPPPGPRSGRFSCEPAGGLTSLTGPPKGPGFGVRPDL